One Erinaceus europaeus chromosome 5, mEriEur2.1, whole genome shotgun sequence genomic window carries:
- the MYF6 gene encoding myogenic factor 6: MMDLFETGSYFFYLDGENVTLQPLEVAEGSPLYPGSDGTLSPCQDQMPPEAGSDSSGEEHVLAPPGLQPPHCPGQCLIWACKTCKRKSAPTDRRKAATLRERRRLKKINEAFEALKRRSVANPNQRLPKVEILRSAISYIERLQDLLHRLDQQEKMQELGVDAFSCGPKPDTLQGADFLRTCSSQWPSVSDHSRGLAVTAKEEGGSTMDSSASSSLRCLSSIVDSISSEECKLHSVEEVVEK; this comes from the exons ATGATGGACCTTTTTGAAACGGGTTCCTATTTCTTTTACTTGGACGGGGAAAATGTGACCCTGCAGCCCTTAGAGGTGGCAGAGGGCTCGCCTCTGTATCCAGGGAGTGATGGTACTCTGTCCCCCTGCCAGGACCAAATGCCCCCAGAAGCCGGCAGTGACAGCAGTGGCGAGGAACACGTCTTAGCACCCCCTGGCCTGCAGCCCCCCCACTGCCCGGGCCAATGTCTCATCTGGGCTTGCAAGACCTGCAAGAGGAAATCTGCCCCCACCGACCGGCGGAAAGCGGCCACCTTGCGCGAGAGAAGGAGGCTCAAGAAAATCAACGAGGCCTTTGAGGCGCTCAAGAGGAGAAGCGTGGCGAACCCCAACCAGAGGCTACCCAAGGTGGAGATTCTGCGGAGCGCCATCAGCTACATCGAGCGACTGCAAGACCTCCTGCACCGGCTGGACCAGCAGGAGAAGATGCAAGAGCTGGGAGTGGACGCTTTCAGCTGCGGGCCCAAGCCAGACACA CTCCAGGGCGCGGATTTCCTGCGCACCTGCAGCTCCCAGTGGCCAAGTGTTTCGGATCATTCCAGGGGGCTCGCGGTCACTGCCAAGGAAGAAG GAGGGTCTACCATGGACTCGTCGGCCTCCAGTAGCCTTCGTTGCCTTTCCTCCATTGTGGACAGTATCTCCTCGGAGGAGTGCAAGCTCCACAGCGTGGAGGAAGTGGTAGAGAAGTAA